One stretch of Chryseobacterium indologenes DNA includes these proteins:
- a CDS encoding STM3941 family protein, whose translation MKEHHFYSNKIKSIILLVISSVFTIGLSQLNLEDESLFVIVMLSLGITLFSFGILYSILLLVRTEPLLTVTDKQIIVYNVVRKPTFIRFDDVALFFISDMRHYGIKTSEYIYVIMKKPKENMNVVDKVALTVFPHFKGIRYSIQTDMLNVKAKVLLELLNSRIRPYNL comes from the coding sequence ATGAAAGAACATCATTTTTATTCCAATAAAATTAAAAGCATTATTCTGCTTGTTATTTCATCTGTTTTTACAATAGGTCTTTCTCAACTTAATCTCGAAGATGAAAGTCTCTTTGTAATCGTGATGCTTTCTCTTGGGATTACTCTTTTTTCATTTGGAATACTTTATTCTATATTACTGTTGGTTCGAACAGAACCTTTATTAACGGTAACGGATAAGCAAATCATAGTTTATAATGTAGTAAGAAAACCTACTTTCATCCGTTTTGACGATGTAGCCTTATTTTTTATATCAGATATGCGGCATTATGGGATTAAAACTTCAGAATATATTTATGTTATTATGAAGAAACCTAAAGAAAATATGAATGTTGTAGATAAGGTAGCTTTAACAGTATTTCCTCATTTTAAAGGAATCCGCTATAGTATTCAGACTGATATGTTGAATGTAAAAGCAAAGGTTCTACTGGAGCTGTTGAATAGCAGAATAAGACCTTATAATTTGTAG
- a CDS encoding T9SS type A sorting domain-containing protein produces the protein MKKLYLVFLMTMFSALQAQIVNIPDANFKSILLSNVPNAVMAFDLMNNLTIIDKNHDGEIQLSEAANISKLNIRVTYFPANYSQLFSNLVSMEGIQSFTNLTSLDIDGLPLLQTLDLSNNTLLYNLEVSRCYVLSSLNLQGCSQLHDMEIFASKIASINLSGLTNLYDVSILQCQLENIYLNNNTNLNSLNLALNKLQTIPINQTPNLKFLTLTQNQISTLDFSGFPKLEALGVSLNKFITIDLSQNKNLTSFYCDKNPFLQSLFIKNGIHNLGSTPTNTSSFTDTPSLVYICADDFEIPNIISLLPSVNTCVVNSYCSFTPGGTFYNIQGNTKVDGNNNGCDANDANKAFQKFSITGGGVTGTMIANTSGDFSLSVQPGSHTVTPVLENPAYFNISPTSFTANFPQQTSPFIQNFCITPNGVHNDLETVIVPVTAASPGFESKYKIVYKNKGNTTQSGTLVFNYNENITDYMNATLSPSSQSSGTLNWNFTNLLPFETREITVTLKLNTPTQTPAVNGGDILHYTAQINGATDENPADNNFTLNQTVVNSFDPNDKTCIEGTSIAKTQVGDYVHYLIRFENTGTANARNIVVKDEIDTSKFDISSLVALNGSHSYVTRVTNPNIVEFIFENIQLPFDDANNDGYVAFKIKTKSTLNAGDSFSNTANIYFDYNAPIVTNTYTTSIQGTLSTSEVKNDKNTISIYPNPVKDILYITSINKVAKVEIYDTAGRIITSMGVKEDSINVSDLPKGNYMIKLFLKDKVSVQKFIKE, from the coding sequence ATGAAAAAACTCTACCTAGTCTTTCTAATGACTATGTTTTCCGCTCTGCAAGCGCAGATTGTTAATATTCCTGATGCCAATTTCAAAAGTATTCTGTTATCTAATGTACCTAATGCTGTTATGGCTTTTGATCTTATGAATAATCTTACTATCATTGATAAAAACCATGATGGAGAGATTCAATTATCTGAAGCAGCCAATATTTCAAAACTAAACATCCGAGTAACTTATTTTCCGGCTAATTATTCTCAACTGTTCAGTAACCTCGTTTCAATGGAAGGAATACAAAGCTTTACCAATCTGACTTCTCTTGATATAGATGGTCTTCCATTATTACAGACCTTAGATTTGAGTAATAATACCCTATTATATAACCTGGAAGTTAGCAGATGCTATGTCCTTTCATCATTAAACCTTCAAGGGTGCAGCCAGCTACATGATATGGAGATCTTTGCCAGTAAGATAGCTTCCATTAATTTATCCGGACTAACAAATTTATATGATGTGAGTATATTACAATGTCAACTTGAGAATATCTATTTGAATAATAATACGAATCTCAACTCCTTAAACTTAGCATTGAATAAGCTTCAGACAATACCTATAAATCAAACCCCTAATTTAAAATTTCTGACCCTAACACAAAACCAAATCAGCACACTTGATTTCAGTGGTTTTCCAAAATTAGAAGCCTTGGGGGTCAGTCTCAACAAGTTTATCACCATTGATTTGTCACAAAATAAAAACCTTACAAGCTTCTATTGTGATAAGAATCCTTTTCTTCAATCATTGTTCATTAAAAATGGAATTCATAATTTAGGTTCTACTCCTACTAATACTTCAAGCTTCACGGATACCCCAAGCCTTGTTTATATCTGTGCTGATGATTTTGAAATTCCTAACATTATTTCTTTATTACCATCTGTAAATACATGTGTTGTCAACTCATACTGTTCATTTACTCCTGGAGGTACATTTTATAACATTCAGGGGAATACAAAGGTAGATGGCAATAATAATGGCTGCGATGCCAATGATGCCAACAAAGCTTTCCAAAAGTTCAGCATAACAGGAGGTGGAGTTACAGGAACTATGATTGCCAATACATCCGGAGATTTTTCTCTTTCAGTACAGCCAGGCAGTCATACTGTGACTCCGGTACTTGAAAACCCGGCATACTTCAATATTTCTCCTACAAGTTTTACAGCTAACTTTCCTCAACAGACAAGTCCATTTATTCAAAATTTCTGCATAACTCCGAATGGTGTTCATAATGATTTAGAAACAGTAATTGTACCTGTAACTGCAGCTTCACCTGGCTTTGAATCAAAATATAAGATTGTTTACAAAAACAAAGGGAATACCACACAATCAGGCACTCTGGTATTTAATTATAATGAGAATATTACTGATTATATGAATGCTACGCTTTCCCCATCCTCTCAATCTTCCGGAACATTGAACTGGAATTTCACCAATCTTCTTCCTTTTGAAACAAGAGAAATCACAGTTACTCTAAAATTAAATACACCTACACAAACTCCTGCAGTGAATGGTGGAGATATTCTGCATTATACAGCACAAATCAACGGGGCAACAGATGAAAATCCGGCTGATAATAATTTCACTTTAAACCAAACGGTTGTCAATTCTTTTGATCCTAATGACAAAACCTGTATTGAAGGAACTTCTATTGCAAAAACCCAGGTGGGAGACTATGTTCATTATCTGATTCGATTTGAAAATACAGGGACAGCCAATGCCAGAAATATTGTAGTAAAAGATGAAATTGACACTTCAAAGTTTGATATTTCCTCTTTAGTTGCGTTAAACGGAAGCCACAGCTATGTTACAAGAGTAACAAATCCTAATATCGTAGAATTTATCTTTGAAAATATTCAACTGCCTTTTGATGATGCTAATAATGATGGATATGTTGCCTTTAAAATAAAGACAAAATCCACTTTGAATGCTGGAGACTCTTTCAGTAATACGGCTAACATCTATTTTGATTACAATGCTCCTATTGTTACCAATACCTATACAACATCCATTCAAGGAACATTGTCTACTTCAGAGGTTAAGAATGATAAAAATACAATCAGTATTTACCCTAACCCGGTAAAAGACATATTGTATATTACATCTATAAATAAAGTGGCTAAAGTTGAAATTTATGATACAGCCGGAAGAATTATTACTTCTATGGGAGTAAAAGAAGATTCCATCAATGTTTCGGATCTTCCTAAAGGAAACTATATGATTAAGTTATTCTTAAAAGATAAAGTCTCTGTGCAGAAATTCATAAAAGAATAA